A genome region from Actinomycetota bacterium includes the following:
- a CDS encoding HigA family addiction module antidote protein: MSIQNMGEREIRPTHPGEILREDFLPDYGLTVSSLARALGVSRQTVNELVRERRAVSPEMALRLARLFGNTPEFWLNAQRAVDLWEAARAGKKKIERINPLSVA; this comes from the coding sequence ATGAGTATTCAGAATATGGGAGAGCGTGAAATTCGACCGACTCATCCCGGCGAGATACTGCGCGAGGATTTTTTGCCGGATTACGGCCTTACCGTGTCGAGTCTTGCTAGGGCGCTTGGTGTGTCGCGCCAGACGGTCAATGAGTTGGTCCGGGAACGTCGGGCAGTCAGCCCGGAGATGGCGCTTCGCCTCGCCCGCTTGTTCGGCAATACGCCGGAGTTTTGGCTCAACGCTCAGCGTGCCGTAGATCTTTGGGAGGCAGCGCGGGCCGGCAAGAAGAAGATTGAGCGTATCAATCCATTAAGTGTCGCATAG
- a CDS encoding type II toxin-antitoxin system RelE/ParE family toxin, which produces MIKTFADKHTQEFYQKGKSKRFPPEISKRAIRKLEYIDLATGLDDLKVPPSNRLHELERERQGQYSISVNDQWRICFRFVNGDAYDVELTDYH; this is translated from the coding sequence ATGATCAAGACGTTTGCCGATAAGCATACGCAAGAGTTTTACCAAAAGGGTAAATCAAAGCGTTTTCCGCCGGAAATCAGTAAGCGGGCAATCCGCAAGCTGGAATATATCGACCTGGCAACGGGTTTGGATGACTTGAAGGTTCCCCCAAGCAATCGACTCCACGAACTCGAACGAGAACGGCAGGGACAGTATTCGATCTCCGTCAATGACCAATGGCGCATATGTTTCCGGTTTGTCAACGGCGACGCCTACGACGTAGAACTTACGGACTACCACTAA